One genomic window of Pecten maximus chromosome 3, xPecMax1.1, whole genome shotgun sequence includes the following:
- the LOC117323383 gene encoding DNA annealing helicase and endonuclease ZRANB3-like isoform X3 encodes MLLSGTPSLARPVELFPQIDAICPGKFGTWWNYTAKYCDAKTETFGRVRRRRVDGASNLEELAKRLSDMLMIRRLKNDVLTQLPPKQRQRVLFQLKDSEIKTEIKKTFEELKPLLTKGKNKNDMMNVMQQDGREDHSTNALIQRLYRLSGEAKIGPAREYIEMLCENESLKFLVFAYHHSMMNGLQQSLYNKNVKFIRIDGETPTSDRQVYVQQFQSDPEIKVAILSILAAGTGLTFTAASLVVFAEMYWTPGLMIQCEDRAHRIGQKFCVSIHYLVAKDTMDEWVWSAVCKKTIVTSTTLNGKRQELAADKGNHYQIEVLSNAEAVLPAKDIDLSGMFVSQQPKDQMSILDFMTSSKKRKMSGRDRNRKRMKTDTSIDSTDVIDLIEDDVSLIDGEESVVEEEDVVVEEEESVDEDNNLSDDCLNDISLNHPGKRHEKCKKIVLQEQKYVVDEDDLTEEEGNNLSDDCLNDISLNRPGKRHEKCKKIVLQEQKYVVDEDDLTEEEGNNLSDDCLNDISLNHRGKRKNSHKKSSVKRTDVHIQKDFSSETPTNRSRKFGNFHTNPISQKTKSICLAIENEDEDFIDTPGRTGKTAGKIANERRVVSTSKKTKIDKTKPCNKLRRKLSLCHQTTTNPVRGSDADGDVMWSCAMCTFQNHVDLPYCEMCNESRTTALVTSQQDRGLRHSTDCSLSPTKSREVQNLLGSPNHKQSNVSQNIQSTEIGSMCSLSKDKQREEETSVMSSPGVTKPCDKYIQTTPGKSSLTKQCDKSAGNSQCDKTSHTNQCDKSGPVTFSSATRSLGDNECATMEVISQDGSESLFSDGTHNADDISSFSTESDPHTEKHLEDTICDYDDSDLEIGSQFDLHFESELDPETESHLGEDVEAHDDQNIATGAVLSAFEEKSQRKENREVDAEEETLRKEEAGGIEDVMDDIFEDDWEEEVLSQYNSEGSPTQGTGSNTSVRVVDLDKVTVHSHLLYCCSRYTGRVYLFDQDSHSLDANFLPLDVELGNQDALPDLLLHPNNLRLVERFVREWNSLTETKRRLIMKSGIKFISPLRTYEDLRSGKTHCSQRHISKEDLASRAISKAHEVKGSTRVINRPQVQGQSSPRCEETTTETQSQGLVQAVSEDGTPLCVHCCTPYQNKLLGHDSIKSTEHAWSTRFCSRSCMDTYWMKTNSHYGRERLFEAEHGQCQLCGFEAHAFFRQIRDNPDLKQRADLVNGSKFCVLTAKQREQMVKHPVAGQFWHADHIRPVWEGGGECDIDNLRTLCVLCHQKVTAEQAKKRAHIRKLGPGTGDISMFFKPVTLEKI; translated from the exons ATGCTGTTGTCTGGAACCCCTTCCCTGGCTAGACCTGTGGAG TTATTCCCTCAAATTGATGCCATTTGTCCAGGAAAATTTGGCACATGGTGGAACTACACAGCCAAATATTGTGATGCAAAAACTGAGACGTTTGGTCGGGTCAGACGTCGGCGTGTCGA TGGGGCCAGTAACCTAGAAGAGCTGGCCAAGCGCCTTTCCGACATGCTGATGATTCGCCGACTGAAAAATGATGTTCTCACGCAGCTGCCTCCCAAACAGAGACAACGTGTTCTGTTTCAGCTGAAAGACTCGGAGATAAAAACT gaaataaagaaaacttTTGAGGAACTGAAGCCACTATTGACCAAgggtaaaaacaaaaatgatatgaTGAACGTCATGCAGCAGGATGGTAGGGAAGACCACTCTACCAACGCCCTTATACAGAGACTCTACCGACTGAGTGGGGAGGCCAAG ATCGGACCAGCTCGTGAGTACATTGAGATGTTGTGTGAGAATGAAAGTCTAAAATTCCTTGTGTTTGCCTATCACCACAGCATGATGAATGGGTTACAACAGTCCCTATACAACAAGAATGTCAAGTTCATTAGAATAGATGGAGAGACACCCACCTCAGACAGacag GTATATGTTCAGCAGTTTCAGTCGGACCCAGAGATCAAGGTTGCCATACTGAGTATCCTGGCTGCAGGAACG GGGTTGACTTTCACTGCGGCCTCCCTTGTTGTGTTTGCGGAGATGTACTGGACACCAGGTTTGATGATTCAGTGTGAGGATCGTGCCCACCGTATTGGTCAGAAATTTTGTGTATCCATACATTATCTAGTTGCCAAGGACACAATGGACGAGTGGGTTTGGTCAGCTGTTTGTAAGAAG ACTATTGTGACAAGTACTACACTGAACGGCAAGAGGCAGGAGCTAGCGGCTGACAAGGGAAATCACTACCAGATCGAGGTTTTGTCAAATGCTGAAGCTGTCCTTCCCGCTAAGGACATCGACCTGTCCGGCATGTTTGTATCGCAGCAG CCTAAAGACCAAATGTCTATTTTGGATTTCATGACATCCagcaaaaaaagaaaaatgtcggGTCGGGATAGAAATCGTAAACGAATGAAGACGGACACTAGTATAGACAGTACTGATGTCATAGACCTCATAGAGGACGATGTGTCTCTGATAGATGGTGAGGAGTCTGTGGTAGAGGAGGAGGATGTGGTGGTAGAGGAAGAGGAATCTGTAGATGAGGACAACAACCTTTCTGATGACTGTTTAAATGACATCAGTCTGAATCATCCAGGAAAACGTCATGAGAAATGTAAGAAAATTGTGTTACAGGAGCAGAAATATGTTGTAGATGAGGATGATTTGACGGAAGAGGAGGGTAACAACCTTTCTGATGACTGTTTAAATGACATCAGTCTGAATCGTCCAGGAAAACGTCATGAGAAATGTAAGAAAATTGTGTTACAGGAGCAGAAATATGTTGTAGATGAGGATGATTTGACGGAAGAGGAGGGTAACAACCTTTCTGATGACTGTTTAAATGACATTAGTCTCAACCATCGAGGAAAACGTAAAAATTCTCATAAAAAATCTAGTGTCAAAAGGACAGATGTTCATATTCAAAAAGATTTTTCAAGTGAAACCCCAACAAATCGTTCCAGAAAATTTGGAAATTTTCATACAAATCCAATCTCCCAAAAGACGAAAAGTATTTGTTTAGCAATAGAAAATGAGGATGAGGATTTTATTGATACGCCTGGACGAACAGGAAAAACTGCAGGAAAAATAGCAAATGAAAGAAGAGTTGTTTCCACATCgaaaaagacaaaaatagaCAAAACTAAACCTTGTAACAAACTACGAAGGAAGCTGAGTCTGTGTCATCAGACGACCACTAACCCTGTTAGGGGGTCAGACGCGGATGGAGATGTTATGTGGAGCTGCGCAATGTGTACTTTCCAGAACCATGTTGATCTACCTTACTGTGAAATGTGTAATGAGTCGAGGACGACAGCTTTAGTGACATCCCAACAAGATAGGGGACTGAGACATTCAACAGATTGTAGCTTGTCACCGACAAAATCTAGGGAAGTTCAAAACTTACTTGGTTCACCGAATCATAAACAGTCGAATGTGTCACAAAACATACAATCAACAGAGATAGGAAGCATGTGCAGCCTGTCGAAGGACAAGCAGCGTGAGGAGGAAACTTCCGTCATGTCAAGTCCTGGTGTGACAAAGCCGTGTGACAAATATATTCAAACAACCCCAGGTAAATCTAGTCTTACGAAACAGTGTGACAAATCTGCTGGGAACAGCCAGTGTGACAAAACTAGTCACACAAACCAGTGTGACAAATCTGGTCCAGTGACCTTTTCATCAGCGACCAGGTCACTGGGTGACAATGAGTGTGCGACCATGGAAGTGATTAGTCAGGATGGCAGTGAGTCATTGTTTTCTGATGGCACACACAATGCGGATGACATTTCTTCCTTTTCCACAGAATCTGACCCTCATACAGAAAAGCATCTTGAGGACACTATCTGCGATTATGATGACAGTGACCTTGAAATTGGATCTCAATTTGATCTTCATTTTGAATCCGAATTGGACCCTGAAACTGAATCTCACCTTGGGGAAGATGTCGAAGCTCACGATGACCAGAATATAGCAACTGGTGCCGTTTTAAGTGCTTTTGAAGAGAAATCACAGAGGAAGGAGAACAGAGAAGTAGACGCTGAGGAAGAGACGTTAAGGAAGGAAGAAGCAGGCGGGATTGAGGATGTGATGGATGACATATTTGAAGATGATTGGGAGGAGGAAGTATTGTCACAGTACAACTCAGAAG GAAGTCCAACACAAGGTACGGGTTCAAACACGAGTGTGCGGGTTGTAGACTTGGACAAGGTGACTGTCCACTCTCATCTGTTATACTGTTGTAGTAGGTACACTGGGCGTGTCTACCTGTTTGACCAG GACAGCCATTCTCTGGATGCTAACTTCCTGCCTTTAGATGTAGAGCTTGGTAACCAGGATGCATTACCTGATCTTCTGTTACATCCTAATAACCTAAGACTGGTGGAGAGGTTTGTCAGGGAGTGGAACAG TCTTACTGAAACCAAACGGAGACTCATCATGAAGAGTGGTATCAAGTTTATAAGTCCGCTGAGAACATACGAGGATCTTCGTAGCGGGAAGACTCACTGCTCCCAGCGACACATCAGCAAG GAGGACTTGGCATCCAGAGCCATTAGCAAGGCACATGAAGTGAAGGGGTCAACAAGAGTCATCAATAGACCTCAGgttcaaggtcaaagttcacccAGATGTGAAGAGACTACGACAGAGACCCAATCACAGGGTTTGGTACAG GCTGTTAGTGAGGACGGCACTCCTTTGTGTGTACACTGCTGTACACCATACCAGAACAAACTGTTAGGACACGATTCCATAAAGAGTACAGAGCATGCCTGGTCAACACGCTTCTGTTCACGGTCATGCAtggacacctactgg ATGAAGACAAATTCCCACTATGGCCGTGAACGCTTATTCGAAGCAGAACATGGCCAGTGTCAGTTATGTGGTTTTGAAGCACATGCATTCTTTAGACAGATCAG GGATAACCCTGATTTGAAACAAAGAGCAGATCTGGTAAATGGCAGCAAATTCTGTGTCCTGACAGCAAAACAGCGAGAACAAATGGTCAAACATCCAGTCGCTGGCCAG TTTTGGCATGCTGACCACATTCGGCCTGTATGGGAAGGTGGAGGAGAGTGTGACATTGACAACCTCAGAACTCTGTGTGTTCTGTGTCACCAGAAAGTCACTGCAGAACAGGCCAAGAAACGTGCTCACATCAGGAAGCTTGGCCCCGGAACTGGAGACATCTCAATGTTCTTCAAACCTGTGACATTAGAAAAAATCTAA
- the LOC117323383 gene encoding DNA annealing helicase and endonuclease ZRANB3-like isoform X1, giving the protein MAGKRRNSHDEKVLSSLPLKLRGRLMDFQKEGICFAVRKNGRCLIADEMGLGKTLQAISVAYYYKKEWPLLIIVPSSLKFVWVEEIEKWLPDVQPEDIYLIQTGNDASGFAEAKISITTFGLLCKSTSKLLHEALTNQKFQVVIVDESHSIRNTKTASCKAVVPLVKSAKRCMLLSGTPSLARPVELFPQIDAICPGKFGTWWNYTAKYCDAKTETFGRVRRRRVDGASNLEELAKRLSDMLMIRRLKNDVLTQLPPKQRQRVLFQLKDSEIKTEIKKTFEELKPLLTKGKNKNDMMNVMQQDGREDHSTNALIQRLYRLSGEAKIGPAREYIEMLCENESLKFLVFAYHHSMMNGLQQSLYNKNVKFIRIDGETPTSDRQVYVQQFQSDPEIKVAILSILAAGTGLTFTAASLVVFAEMYWTPGLMIQCEDRAHRIGQKFCVSIHYLVAKDTMDEWVWSAVCKKTIVTSTTLNGKRQELAADKGNHYQIEVLSNAEAVLPAKDIDLSGMFVSQQPKDQMSILDFMTSSKKRKMSGRDRNRKRMKTDTSIDSTDVIDLIEDDVSLIDGEESVVEEEDVVVEEEESVDEDNNLSDDCLNDISLNHPGKRHEKCKKIVLQEQKYVVDEDDLTEEEGNNLSDDCLNDISLNRPGKRHEKCKKIVLQEQKYVVDEDDLTEEEGNNLSDDCLNDISLNHRGKRKNSHKKSSVKRTDVHIQKDFSSETPTNRSRKFGNFHTNPISQKTKSICLAIENEDEDFIDTPGRTGKTAGKIANERRVVSTSKKTKIDKTKPCNKLRRKLSLCHQTTTNPVRGSDADGDVMWSCAMCTFQNHVDLPYCEMCNESRTTALVTSQQDRGLRHSTDCSLSPTKSREVQNLLGSPNHKQSNVSQNIQSTEIGSMCSLSKDKQREEETSVMSSPGVTKPCDKYIQTTPGKSSLTKQCDKSAGNSQCDKTSHTNQCDKSGPVTFSSATRSLGDNECATMEVISQDGSESLFSDGTHNADDISSFSTESDPHTEKHLEDTICDYDDSDLEIGSQFDLHFESELDPETESHLGEDVEAHDDQNIATGAVLSAFEEKSQRKENREVDAEEETLRKEEAGGIEDVMDDIFEDDWEEEVLSQYNSEGSPTQGTGSNTSVRVVDLDKVTVHSHLLYCCSRYTGRVYLFDQDSHSLDANFLPLDVELGNQDALPDLLLHPNNLRLVERFVREWNSLTETKRRLIMKSGIKFISPLRTYEDLRSGKTHCSQRHISKEDLASRAISKAHEVKGSTRVINRPQVQGQSSPRCEETTTETQSQGLVQAVSEDGTPLCVHCCTPYQNKLLGHDSIKSTEHAWSTRFCSRSCMDTYWMKTNSHYGRERLFEAEHGQCQLCGFEAHAFFRQIRDNPDLKQRADLVNGSKFCVLTAKQREQMVKHPVAGQFWHADHIRPVWEGGGECDIDNLRTLCVLCHQKVTAEQAKKRAHIRKLGPGTGDISMFFKPVTLEKI; this is encoded by the exons TGGATTTGCAGAAGCCAAAATCTCCATTACAACATTTGGATTGCTGTGCAAGTCGACTAGTAAACTCCTTCATGAAGCTCTTACTAACCAGAAGTTCCAGGTTGTGATTGTCGACGAATCACATTCCATACGTAACACCAAAACAGCGTCCTGTAAAGCTGTAGTCCCTCTAGTCAAGTCAGCCAAACGATGTATGCTGTTGTCTGGAACCCCTTCCCTGGCTAGACCTGTGGAG TTATTCCCTCAAATTGATGCCATTTGTCCAGGAAAATTTGGCACATGGTGGAACTACACAGCCAAATATTGTGATGCAAAAACTGAGACGTTTGGTCGGGTCAGACGTCGGCGTGTCGA TGGGGCCAGTAACCTAGAAGAGCTGGCCAAGCGCCTTTCCGACATGCTGATGATTCGCCGACTGAAAAATGATGTTCTCACGCAGCTGCCTCCCAAACAGAGACAACGTGTTCTGTTTCAGCTGAAAGACTCGGAGATAAAAACT gaaataaagaaaacttTTGAGGAACTGAAGCCACTATTGACCAAgggtaaaaacaaaaatgatatgaTGAACGTCATGCAGCAGGATGGTAGGGAAGACCACTCTACCAACGCCCTTATACAGAGACTCTACCGACTGAGTGGGGAGGCCAAG ATCGGACCAGCTCGTGAGTACATTGAGATGTTGTGTGAGAATGAAAGTCTAAAATTCCTTGTGTTTGCCTATCACCACAGCATGATGAATGGGTTACAACAGTCCCTATACAACAAGAATGTCAAGTTCATTAGAATAGATGGAGAGACACCCACCTCAGACAGacag GTATATGTTCAGCAGTTTCAGTCGGACCCAGAGATCAAGGTTGCCATACTGAGTATCCTGGCTGCAGGAACG GGGTTGACTTTCACTGCGGCCTCCCTTGTTGTGTTTGCGGAGATGTACTGGACACCAGGTTTGATGATTCAGTGTGAGGATCGTGCCCACCGTATTGGTCAGAAATTTTGTGTATCCATACATTATCTAGTTGCCAAGGACACAATGGACGAGTGGGTTTGGTCAGCTGTTTGTAAGAAG ACTATTGTGACAAGTACTACACTGAACGGCAAGAGGCAGGAGCTAGCGGCTGACAAGGGAAATCACTACCAGATCGAGGTTTTGTCAAATGCTGAAGCTGTCCTTCCCGCTAAGGACATCGACCTGTCCGGCATGTTTGTATCGCAGCAG CCTAAAGACCAAATGTCTATTTTGGATTTCATGACATCCagcaaaaaaagaaaaatgtcggGTCGGGATAGAAATCGTAAACGAATGAAGACGGACACTAGTATAGACAGTACTGATGTCATAGACCTCATAGAGGACGATGTGTCTCTGATAGATGGTGAGGAGTCTGTGGTAGAGGAGGAGGATGTGGTGGTAGAGGAAGAGGAATCTGTAGATGAGGACAACAACCTTTCTGATGACTGTTTAAATGACATCAGTCTGAATCATCCAGGAAAACGTCATGAGAAATGTAAGAAAATTGTGTTACAGGAGCAGAAATATGTTGTAGATGAGGATGATTTGACGGAAGAGGAGGGTAACAACCTTTCTGATGACTGTTTAAATGACATCAGTCTGAATCGTCCAGGAAAACGTCATGAGAAATGTAAGAAAATTGTGTTACAGGAGCAGAAATATGTTGTAGATGAGGATGATTTGACGGAAGAGGAGGGTAACAACCTTTCTGATGACTGTTTAAATGACATTAGTCTCAACCATCGAGGAAAACGTAAAAATTCTCATAAAAAATCTAGTGTCAAAAGGACAGATGTTCATATTCAAAAAGATTTTTCAAGTGAAACCCCAACAAATCGTTCCAGAAAATTTGGAAATTTTCATACAAATCCAATCTCCCAAAAGACGAAAAGTATTTGTTTAGCAATAGAAAATGAGGATGAGGATTTTATTGATACGCCTGGACGAACAGGAAAAACTGCAGGAAAAATAGCAAATGAAAGAAGAGTTGTTTCCACATCgaaaaagacaaaaatagaCAAAACTAAACCTTGTAACAAACTACGAAGGAAGCTGAGTCTGTGTCATCAGACGACCACTAACCCTGTTAGGGGGTCAGACGCGGATGGAGATGTTATGTGGAGCTGCGCAATGTGTACTTTCCAGAACCATGTTGATCTACCTTACTGTGAAATGTGTAATGAGTCGAGGACGACAGCTTTAGTGACATCCCAACAAGATAGGGGACTGAGACATTCAACAGATTGTAGCTTGTCACCGACAAAATCTAGGGAAGTTCAAAACTTACTTGGTTCACCGAATCATAAACAGTCGAATGTGTCACAAAACATACAATCAACAGAGATAGGAAGCATGTGCAGCCTGTCGAAGGACAAGCAGCGTGAGGAGGAAACTTCCGTCATGTCAAGTCCTGGTGTGACAAAGCCGTGTGACAAATATATTCAAACAACCCCAGGTAAATCTAGTCTTACGAAACAGTGTGACAAATCTGCTGGGAACAGCCAGTGTGACAAAACTAGTCACACAAACCAGTGTGACAAATCTGGTCCAGTGACCTTTTCATCAGCGACCAGGTCACTGGGTGACAATGAGTGTGCGACCATGGAAGTGATTAGTCAGGATGGCAGTGAGTCATTGTTTTCTGATGGCACACACAATGCGGATGACATTTCTTCCTTTTCCACAGAATCTGACCCTCATACAGAAAAGCATCTTGAGGACACTATCTGCGATTATGATGACAGTGACCTTGAAATTGGATCTCAATTTGATCTTCATTTTGAATCCGAATTGGACCCTGAAACTGAATCTCACCTTGGGGAAGATGTCGAAGCTCACGATGACCAGAATATAGCAACTGGTGCCGTTTTAAGTGCTTTTGAAGAGAAATCACAGAGGAAGGAGAACAGAGAAGTAGACGCTGAGGAAGAGACGTTAAGGAAGGAAGAAGCAGGCGGGATTGAGGATGTGATGGATGACATATTTGAAGATGATTGGGAGGAGGAAGTATTGTCACAGTACAACTCAGAAG GAAGTCCAACACAAGGTACGGGTTCAAACACGAGTGTGCGGGTTGTAGACTTGGACAAGGTGACTGTCCACTCTCATCTGTTATACTGTTGTAGTAGGTACACTGGGCGTGTCTACCTGTTTGACCAG GACAGCCATTCTCTGGATGCTAACTTCCTGCCTTTAGATGTAGAGCTTGGTAACCAGGATGCATTACCTGATCTTCTGTTACATCCTAATAACCTAAGACTGGTGGAGAGGTTTGTCAGGGAGTGGAACAG TCTTACTGAAACCAAACGGAGACTCATCATGAAGAGTGGTATCAAGTTTATAAGTCCGCTGAGAACATACGAGGATCTTCGTAGCGGGAAGACTCACTGCTCCCAGCGACACATCAGCAAG GAGGACTTGGCATCCAGAGCCATTAGCAAGGCACATGAAGTGAAGGGGTCAACAAGAGTCATCAATAGACCTCAGgttcaaggtcaaagttcacccAGATGTGAAGAGACTACGACAGAGACCCAATCACAGGGTTTGGTACAG GCTGTTAGTGAGGACGGCACTCCTTTGTGTGTACACTGCTGTACACCATACCAGAACAAACTGTTAGGACACGATTCCATAAAGAGTACAGAGCATGCCTGGTCAACACGCTTCTGTTCACGGTCATGCAtggacacctactgg ATGAAGACAAATTCCCACTATGGCCGTGAACGCTTATTCGAAGCAGAACATGGCCAGTGTCAGTTATGTGGTTTTGAAGCACATGCATTCTTTAGACAGATCAG GGATAACCCTGATTTGAAACAAAGAGCAGATCTGGTAAATGGCAGCAAATTCTGTGTCCTGACAGCAAAACAGCGAGAACAAATGGTCAAACATCCAGTCGCTGGCCAG TTTTGGCATGCTGACCACATTCGGCCTGTATGGGAAGGTGGAGGAGAGTGTGACATTGACAACCTCAGAACTCTGTGTGTTCTGTGTCACCAGAAAGTCACTGCAGAACAGGCCAAGAAACGTGCTCACATCAGGAAGCTTGGCCCCGGAACTGGAGACATCTCAATGTTCTTCAAACCTGTGACATTAGAAAAAATCTAA